From a region of the Buchnera aphidicola (Aphis fabae) genome:
- a CDS encoding endonuclease, translated as MFFLIIIKKDNIKKKHINSFQKAKMLAIQIHKNAPGTFYCGCKIIWHNKKGIPNLSSCGYKIRKNKNRATRIEWEHVVPSWQFGHQKKCWKKGGRKKCIKNKNYQNIEFDLHNLQPSIGEINGDRSNFMYSELNSNTKQYGKCNIKIDFKKKLVEPPKIARGAIARTYFYMSKIYNIKLSIQEKKIFQKWDISFPVTKWECIRENLIFKIQGNHNNYVYKKCLNKKLFF; from the coding sequence ATTTTTTTTTTAATTATTATAAAAAAAGATAATATAAAAAAAAAACATATAAACAGTTTTCAAAAAGCTAAAATGTTAGCAATTCAAATACATAAGAATGCTCCTGGAACATTTTATTGCGGATGCAAAATTATTTGGCATAATAAAAAAGGCATTCCTAATTTATCATCATGCGGATATAAAATCCGTAAAAATAAAAACCGAGCAACACGAATTGAATGGGAACATGTTGTTCCATCATGGCAATTTGGACATCAAAAAAAATGTTGGAAAAAAGGCGGTAGAAAAAAATGTATTAAAAATAAAAATTATCAAAATATTGAATTTGATTTACATAATTTACAACCTTCTATTGGAGAAATTAATGGGGATCGTTCTAACTTCATGTATAGTGAATTAAATAGCAATACCAAACAATATGGTAAATGTAATATAAAAATAGATTTTAAAAAAAAATTAGTCGAACCACCTAAAATAGCTCGAGGAGCTATAGCTCGAACTTATTTTTATATGAGCAAAATATACAATATTAAATTATCTATACAGGAAAAAAAAATATTTCAAAAATGGGATATTAGTTTCCCAGTTACTAAATGGGAATGTATAAGAGAAAATTTAATATTTAAAATACAAGGTAATCATAATAATTATGTTTACAAAAAATGTCTAAATAAAAAATTATTTTTTTAA
- a CDS encoding 16S rRNA (uracil(1498)-N(3))-methyltransferase, with amino-acid sequence MKNRIPRIYVDKNLKINEKIILNSSNTHYLIQVLRMNIQNKLEIFNNTNYIFLSKIIEIKKKIATILILEQEKKNIESPLCIHLGLVISKNEKMNFAIQKSVELGVDAITPIFSERCNINKNKKNILKKIIYWKNIIVSACQQCQRNIIPRINNVEDINIWCEKSNTNEIKVILDPQSTMNINQLPKNVNFIRLLVGCEGGFSSSEIKQAIKHKFIPVKLGPRILRTETAAIAAVTALQIKFGDLLN; translated from the coding sequence ATGAAAAATCGTATTCCACGAATTTATGTTGATAAAAATTTAAAAATTAATGAAAAAATAATTTTAAATTCATCTAATACACATTATTTAATTCAAGTATTACGTATGAATATTCAAAATAAATTAGAAATATTTAATAATACAAATTATATTTTTTTATCTAAAATTATTGAAATTAAAAAAAAAATAGCAACTATTCTAATTTTAGAACAAGAAAAAAAAAATATTGAATCTCCATTATGTATTCATCTAGGATTAGTTATTTCAAAAAATGAAAAAATGAACTTTGCTATTCAGAAATCTGTTGAATTAGGTGTGGATGCAATTACTCCAATATTTTCAGAACGTTGTAATATTAATAAAAATAAAAAAAATATTTTAAAAAAAATTATTTACTGGAAAAACATAATAGTTTCTGCATGTCAACAATGCCAACGTAATATTATTCCAAGAATTAATAATGTAGAAGATATTAATATATGGTGTGAAAAATCAAATACAAATGAAATAAAAGTTATTTTAGATCCACAATCTACAATGAATATTAATCAATTGCCAAAAAATGTTAATTTTATTCGATTATTAGTTGGCTGTGAAGGTGGATTTTCATCATCAGAAATAAAACAAGCAATTAAACATAAATTTATTCCAGTTAAATTAGGACCAAGAATTTTAAGAACAGAAACAGCTGCAATTGCAGCAGTAACTGCTTTACAAATTAAATTTGGGGATTTATTAAATTAA
- the rpiA gene encoding ribose-5-phosphate isomerase RpiA, with protein MNLNEFKKKAAWAALDYISTGTVIGVGTGSTVAYFIEALSTIKHLISGVVSSSNSSTILLKKQGINNILNLNTFNSLEVYVDSADEINNNMQMIKGGGAALTKEKIIAAIAKKFICIIDQTKKVNILGSFPLPVEIIPIASSFISNEIIKLGGQPKVRKNVITDNGNIILDVHNLHIYDPISIEKRISLLPGVVTVGLFALRGADIILMGTKNSVKIIEK; from the coding sequence ATGAATCTAAATGAATTTAAAAAAAAAGCAGCATGGGCTGCGTTGGATTATATTTCTACTGGTACTGTTATCGGAGTAGGTACAGGAAGTACTGTTGCTTATTTTATTGAAGCTTTAAGTACAATAAAACATTTAATATCTGGAGTTGTATCTAGTTCAAATTCTTCAACAATTTTATTAAAAAAACAAGGCATTAATAATATTTTAAATTTGAATACCTTTAATTCACTAGAAGTTTATGTTGATAGTGCTGATGAAATAAATAATAATATGCAGATGATTAAAGGTGGAGGTGCAGCCTTAACTAAAGAAAAAATTATTGCTGCTATTGCTAAAAAATTTATTTGTATTATAGATCAAACAAAAAAAGTAAATATATTAGGATCTTTTCCATTACCTGTTGAAATTATTCCTATAGCTTCATCATTTATTTCAAATGAAATAATTAAATTAGGAGGACAACCCAAAGTTAGAAAAAATGTTATTACAGATAATGGTAATATAATTTTAGATGTACATAATTTACATATATATGATCCTATTTCAATAGAAAAAAGAATTAGTCTGTTACCAGGAGTTGTTACTGTTGGTTTATTTGCTTTAAGAGGTGCAGATATAATATTAATGGGAACAAAAAATAGTGTAAAAATTATAGAAAAATAA
- the glnS gene encoding glutamine--tRNA ligase — MKTKIKKYRNNFIHNIIKEDLKKNKYLLLHTRFPPEPNGYLHIGHAKSICLNFELANLYNGYCNLRFDDTNPLKENIKYINSIKNDIKWLGYKWNKKIYYTSEYFEQLYKYAKELIKKDLAYVDQLTKEQIREYRGTLVTSGKNSPYRNRNIEENLKLFKEMKKGYFNEGEACLRAKIDMSSPYIIMRDPVLYRIICTKHHQTKDQWCIYPMYDFAHCISDSIEGITHSFCTLEFQDNKRLYNWILENTSVLNRPKQYEFARLNLKYSILSKRKIKTLIEKKIVNSWDDPRIQTISGLRRKGYTASSIRKFCEKIGVTKQNNLIEFSMLEYCIRNELNEKAIRTMAVLEPIKLYLYNIDDKYEEIFTVPNHPKKPELGTHEIIFTNTIYIEKEDFKEEYEKDYKRLKLGEEIRLRYSYIIKAEKIEKDKNGNITQIICFCDLNTLGKKSINKKKPAVIHWISIKNSFSSEFRLYEKLFNTHNPEQEKNFLSFLNPNSMIIKNGFIEKKISEKIQKKINKMKTKNINLFFQFERVGYFCIDLIDSKKNKLIFNRTVSLRDTWNKKKEKNN, encoded by the coding sequence ATGAAAACTAAAATCAAGAAATATAGAAATAACTTTATTCATAATATTATTAAAGAAGATTTAAAAAAAAATAAATATTTGTTATTACATACTCGTTTTCCTCCAGAACCAAATGGCTATCTTCATATTGGGCATGCTAAATCAATATGCTTAAATTTTGAACTTGCAAATTTATATAATGGATATTGTAACCTTCGTTTTGATGATACTAATCCCCTTAAAGAAAACATTAAATATATTAATTCAATTAAAAATGATATTAAATGGTTAGGTTATAAATGGAATAAAAAAATTTATTATACTTCTGAATATTTTGAACAATTATATAAATATGCAAAAGAATTGATTAAAAAAGATTTGGCCTATGTAGATCAATTAACAAAAGAACAAATACGTGAATATAGGGGAACATTGGTTACTTCTGGTAAAAACAGTCCTTATAGAAATAGAAATATTGAAGAAAATTTAAAATTATTTAAAGAAATGAAAAAAGGATATTTTAATGAAGGAGAAGCTTGTTTACGTGCTAAAATTGATATGAGTTCGCCATATATTATAATGCGAGATCCTGTGCTATATCGTATTATTTGTACAAAACATCATCAAACGAAAGATCAATGGTGTATATATCCTATGTATGATTTTGCTCATTGTATCTCTGATTCAATAGAAGGTATTACCCATTCTTTTTGTACTTTAGAATTTCAAGATAATAAACGTTTATATAATTGGATTTTAGAAAATACGAGTGTTCTCAATCGTCCTAAACAATATGAATTTGCTAGATTAAATCTAAAATATTCAATTTTATCGAAAAGAAAAATAAAAACACTTATTGAAAAAAAAATAGTAAATAGTTGGGATGATCCTAGAATACAAACTATTTCCGGATTAAGAAGAAAAGGATATACAGCATCTTCTATTCGAAAATTTTGTGAAAAAATTGGAGTAACCAAACAAAATAATTTAATAGAGTTTTCTATGTTAGAATATTGTATTAGAAATGAATTAAACGAAAAAGCTATTCGTACTATGGCTGTTTTAGAGCCAATAAAATTATATTTATATAATATTGACGATAAATATGAAGAAATTTTTACTGTTCCAAACCATCCTAAAAAACCAGAGTTAGGTACTCATGAAATTATTTTTACTAATACAATATATATTGAAAAAGAAGATTTCAAAGAAGAATATGAAAAAGATTATAAAAGATTAAAACTTGGAGAAGAAATACGTTTAAGATATTCATATATAATTAAAGCAGAAAAAATTGAAAAAGATAAAAATGGAAATATTACACAAATAATATGTTTTTGTGATCTGAATACATTAGGGAAAAAATCAATTAATAAAAAAAAACCAGCAGTAATACATTGGATTTCAATTAAAAACTCGTTTTCATCAGAATTTAGATTATATGAAAAATTATTTAATACACATAATCCAGAACAAGAAAAAAACTTTTTATCTTTCTTAAATCCTAATTCAATGATTATTAAAAATGGTTTTATTGAAAAGAAAATAAGCGAAAAAATACAAAAAAAAATAAATAAGATGAAAACAAAAAATATAAATTTATTTTTTCAATTTGAAAGAGTTGGATATTTTTGCATAGATTTAATTGATTCAAAAAAAAATAAATTAATTTTTAATAGAACTGTTAGTTTACGAGATACATGGAATAAAAAAAAAGAAAAAAATAATTAA
- a CDS encoding CTP synthase, translating to MTKNYIFITGGVVSSLGKGIAAASLGAILEARDLKITIMKLDPYINVDPGTMSPIQHGEVFVTEDGAETDLDLGHYERFIRTKMTCLNNFTTGSIYSEVLKKERRGDYLGATIQVIPHITNAIKERIILCSKNSDVILVEIGGTVGDIESLPFLEAIRQIAVDIGRKNVIYIHLTLVPYIETAGEIKTKPTQHSVKELLSIGIQPDILICRSQKDIPINERKKIALFCNVPVNAVISLKDVDSIYTIPKLLKDQKLDNYICKYFKLNVPEANLTEWEKVIYEEKHSNNTIVIGIIGKYVKLPDAYKSVIEALKHAGLKNKIKVNIKLINSQEIENKNFQSLKNLNGILIPGGFGDRGVIGKLLSVKYARENNIPYFGICLGMQIAIIEFAQNVIGIKDANSTEFDPKCKFPVIDLIKKQSQNIKYIINDKKRNNANLGGTMRLGSQPCKLTFNSLSRKLYKKDIILERHRHRYEVNNILLKKIEKFGFKIAGRSENNNVVEIIEISNHPWFLGCQFHPEFTSTPRDGHPLFIDFIKSAEQYKNKNTKYIKVKNG from the coding sequence ATGACTAAAAATTACATTTTCATCACTGGTGGTGTTGTTTCATCTTTAGGAAAGGGTATTGCAGCAGCTTCTTTAGGAGCTATATTAGAAGCAAGAGATCTTAAAATAACTATTATGAAATTAGATCCGTATATTAATGTTGATCCAGGAACTATGAGTCCTATTCAACATGGAGAAGTATTTGTTACTGAAGATGGAGCTGAAACTGATTTAGATTTAGGACATTATGAAAGGTTCATTAGAACAAAAATGACATGTTTAAACAATTTTACAACAGGAAGCATTTATTCTGAAGTATTAAAAAAAGAAAGAAGAGGAGACTATTTAGGTGCAACTATTCAAGTAATACCTCATATTACTAATGCTATTAAAGAAAGAATTATTTTATGTTCTAAAAATAGTGATGTTATTCTTGTAGAAATAGGTGGAACAGTTGGAGATATTGAATCTTTACCATTTTTAGAGGCAATTCGACAAATAGCAGTTGATATTGGTAGAAAGAATGTAATTTATATACATTTAACACTTGTACCATATATTGAAACAGCTGGAGAAATTAAAACCAAACCGACACAACATTCTGTAAAAGAACTACTATCTATTGGCATACAACCAGATATTTTAATCTGTCGATCGCAAAAAGACATACCAATAAATGAAAGAAAAAAGATCGCACTTTTTTGCAACGTTCCAGTTAATGCGGTTATATCGTTAAAAGATGTTGATTCAATATACACGATTCCAAAATTATTAAAAGATCAAAAATTAGATAATTATATTTGTAAATATTTTAAATTAAATGTTCCTGAAGCTAATTTGACAGAATGGGAAAAAGTTATTTATGAAGAAAAACATTCTAATAATACCATTGTTATTGGTATTATTGGAAAATATGTCAAATTACCTGATGCATATAAATCTGTAATAGAAGCACTAAAACATGCAGGTCTAAAAAACAAAATTAAAGTAAATATAAAACTAATTAATTCTCAAGAAATAGAAAATAAAAATTTTCAATCTTTGAAAAATCTTAATGGTATTTTAATACCTGGAGGTTTTGGGGATCGTGGTGTAATAGGAAAATTATTATCAGTTAAATATGCTCGAGAAAATAATATTCCATATTTTGGAATATGTTTAGGAATGCAAATAGCAATAATAGAATTCGCACAAAACGTAATAGGAATTAAAGATGCAAATTCTACAGAATTTGATCCTAAATGTAAATTTCCTGTAATTGATTTAATTAAAAAACAAAGCCAAAATATAAAATATATTATTAATGATAAAAAAAGAAATAATGCTAATTTAGGAGGTACTATGAGACTAGGTAGCCAACCTTGTAAATTAACCTTTAATAGTTTATCTCGAAAATTATATAAAAAAGATATTATTTTAGAAAGACATCGACATCGCTATGAAGTAAATAATATTTTATTAAAAAAAATTGAAAAATTTGGATTTAAAATTGCAGGAAGATCAGAAAATAATAATGTAGTTGAAATTATAGAAATATCAAATCATCCATGGTTTCTTGGTTGCCAATTTCATCCTGAGTTTACTTCTACACCACGTGATGGACATCCATTGTTTATAGATTTTATTAAATCCGCAGAACAATATAAAAATAAAAACACTAAATATATAAAGGTAAAAAATGGCTAA
- the eno gene encoding phosphopyruvate hydratase produces MAKIINIIGREILDSRGHPTVEAEVHLEDGSIGLASVPSGASTGSLEALELRDKDKNRFMGKGVLKAVELINNNIRDALINKNANDQSHIDQIMINLDGTKNKSKLGSNSILSVSLSVAKAAASSKRIPLYQHISELNNSPGVFSMPLPMINIINGGAHANNNIDLQEFMIQPISAKSIKEAIRIGTEIFHSLGNLLKDKGISTTVGDEGGYAPNLESNEEALNIIQDAINKTKYKLGQDITLAIDCAASELYNINCKKYQFKGEKIEFNSIELTHYLKELCKKYPIISIEDGQNESDWEGFLYQTKILGNTIQLVGDDFFATNSELLKKGIKKGVGNSILIKLNQIGTLTETIKTIKIAKKANYSTIISHRSGETEDATIADLAVGTASGQIKTGSMCRSDRTAKYNQLIRIEENLGIKNAPFYGLKEVKSSFSSL; encoded by the coding sequence ATGGCTAAAATAATAAATATAATAGGTCGTGAAATTCTAGATTCTCGAGGCCATCCTACAGTAGAAGCTGAAGTACATCTTGAAGATGGTTCCATTGGTTTGGCATCAGTTCCTTCTGGCGCTTCTACTGGATCTTTAGAAGCTTTAGAATTACGTGATAAAGATAAAAATCGTTTTATGGGTAAGGGTGTTCTTAAAGCAGTTGAACTAATTAATAACAATATTCGTGATGCTTTAATAAACAAAAATGCTAATGATCAAAGTCATATTGATCAAATTATGATTAATCTAGATGGCACTAAAAATAAATCTAAATTAGGTTCTAATTCAATTTTATCTGTATCTTTAAGTGTAGCAAAAGCAGCTGCATCTTCTAAAAGAATACCTTTATATCAACATATATCAGAACTGAATAACTCACCAGGTGTCTTTTCAATGCCTCTTCCAATGATTAATATTATTAATGGTGGAGCGCATGCAAATAATAATATTGATCTTCAAGAGTTTATGATACAACCTATTAGTGCAAAATCAATTAAAGAAGCAATACGTATAGGAACAGAAATATTTCATTCATTAGGAAATTTACTTAAAGATAAGGGTATTAGTACAACAGTAGGTGATGAAGGTGGTTATGCTCCTAATTTGGAATCTAATGAAGAAGCTTTAAATATAATTCAAGATGCAATAAATAAAACTAAATATAAATTAGGTCAGGACATTACATTAGCTATAGATTGTGCAGCTTCTGAATTATACAATATAAATTGTAAAAAATATCAATTTAAAGGAGAAAAAATAGAATTCAATTCAATAGAATTAACTCATTATTTAAAAGAATTATGTAAAAAGTATCCTATTATTTCGATTGAAGATGGTCAAAATGAATCTGATTGGGAAGGGTTTTTATATCAAACTAAAATTTTAGGAAATACTATACAATTAGTAGGAGATGATTTTTTTGCTACAAATTCAGAGCTTTTAAAAAAAGGAATTAAAAAAGGAGTTGGAAACTCTATTTTAATAAAATTAAATCAAATTGGAACATTAACTGAAACAATTAAAACTATAAAAATTGCAAAAAAAGCTAATTATAGTACTATTATTTCTCATCGTTCTGGTGAAACTGAAGATGCTACAATAGCAGACTTAGCAGTAGGAACAGCATCTGGACAAATTAAAACAGGATCTATGTGTCGTTCTGATAGAACAGCAAAATATAATCAACTCATTAGAATTGAAGAAAATTTAGGTATAAAAAACGCTCCTTTTTATGGTTTAAAAGAAGTAAAATCATCTTTCTCAAGCTTATAA
- the queE gene encoding 7-carboxy-7-deazaguanine synthase QueE has protein sequence MRYPINEIFQTIQGEGYYTGTPSIFIRLQGCPVHCNWCDTKYTWICDDKDNVSSKEIINKKQVSKQWSFITIEEILVILKKWTAKHIVISGGEPCLYNLLYITKILETKGYQCQIETSGIKNIICSSNTWITLSPKKNMKPLNESIIRSNEIKFPILKQEDLLYVYDILSNIKDTKKRIIYLQPISQNKKALNICIDICIKQNWKLSVQLHKYIKIQ, from the coding sequence ATGCGTTACCCAATTAATGAAATTTTTCAAACTATACAAGGCGAAGGTTATTATACTGGTACACCATCAATTTTTATTCGATTACAAGGATGTCCAGTACATTGTAACTGGTGTGATACTAAATATACATGGATTTGTGATGATAAAGACAATGTTTCTTCAAAAGAAATAATAAACAAAAAGCAAGTCAGCAAACAATGGAGTTTTATAACTATAGAAGAAATATTGGTAATACTAAAAAAATGGACTGCTAAACATATAGTTATTAGCGGAGGCGAACCATGTTTATATAATCTTTTATATATAACAAAAATATTAGAAACAAAGGGTTACCAATGTCAAATAGAAACTAGCGGCATAAAAAACATTATATGCTCTTCAAATACTTGGATTACTCTTTCTCCAAAAAAAAATATGAAACCATTAAATGAATCCATAATACGTTCTAATGAAATAAAATTTCCTATTTTAAAACAAGAAGATTTATTATATGTATATGATATTTTATCAAATATAAAAGATACAAAAAAACGCATTATTTATTTACAACCTATTAGTCAAAATAAAAAAGCATTAAATATCTGTATTGATATATGTATAAAACAAAATTGGAAATTATCAGTACAATTACATAAATATATTAAAATTCAATAA
- the queD gene encoding 6-carboxytetrahydropterin synthase QueD, whose product MNTTIFKDFQFEAAHYLPNLPKAHKCNRLHGHSFFVRLELKGVIDKDKGWIMDYSDIKLLFQPIYDQLDHYLLNDIPGLENPTSEILAKWIWDRLKPNLLELNAVIIKETCTSGCIYKDI is encoded by the coding sequence ATAAATACTACTATATTTAAAGATTTTCAATTTGAAGCAGCACATTATTTGCCAAATCTTCCTAAAGCACACAAATGTAATAGATTACATGGTCATTCTTTTTTTGTTCGTTTAGAACTTAAAGGGGTAATTGATAAAGATAAAGGTTGGATTATGGATTATAGTGATATAAAATTATTATTTCAACCTATTTATGATCAATTAGATCATTATTTGCTTAATGATATTCCAGGATTAGAAAATCCTACTAGCGAAATTTTAGCTAAATGGATTTGGGATCGTTTAAAGCCTAATTTATTAGAATTAAATGCTGTTATAATTAAAGAAACGTGTACATCTGGATGTATTTATAAAGACATTTAA
- a CDS encoding murein hydrolase activator EnvC family protein produces the protein MINTKKINYIIYSDKYKKHILYTSFFNQKLNIINILNKNTFLTEICFFYNPNYNKKNEIVSKKNVVSEHWYWPLKNPYMKFFYNYSINNNGIEISGTQGQSIFSSAKGKVVYIGDIFKSYGKLIIIKHDNNYLSIYGFNKKVFVKLNDQVYANQKISTMGYSNNNLAKLYFDIRFQGTPINLLTLFPNIKLKKH, from the coding sequence ATGATTAACACTAAAAAAATAAATTATATTATTTATAGTGATAAATATAAAAAACATATTTTATATACAAGTTTTTTTAATCAAAAATTAAATATTATAAATATTTTAAATAAAAATACATTCTTAACTGAAATATGTTTTTTTTATAATCCAAACTATAACAAAAAAAACGAGATTGTTTCAAAAAAAAATGTTGTTTCTGAACATTGGTACTGGCCTTTAAAAAATCCATATATGAAATTTTTTTATAATTATTCTATTAACAATAACGGTATTGAAATATCAGGTACTCAAGGACAATCTATTTTTTCTTCTGCTAAGGGAAAAGTAGTTTATATTGGTGATATTTTTAAAAGTTACGGAAAATTAATTATTATTAAACATGATAATAATTATTTAAGTATATATGGATTTAATAAAAAAGTTTTTGTTAAATTAAATGATCAAGTATATGCAAACCAAAAAATATCTACTATGGGATATTCAAATAATAACTTAGCAAAATTATATTTTGATATCAGATTTCAAGGAACTCCAATTAACTTATTAACTTTATTTCCTAACATAAAATTAAAAAAACATTAA
- the ispF gene encoding 2-C-methyl-D-erythritol 2,4-cyclodiphosphate synthase yields MRIGYGFDLHAFGSSKPLIIGGVNIPNHQGLIAYSNGDVLIHSLIDALLGAVALGDIGTFFPSTEEKYKNIDSRILLKKIWKKILLKNYYISNIDSTIIAESPKMLSYIFLMRSNLAIDLNTKINNISIKSTSSKQIGCIGRKEGIACQSIVMLFKYEKKNI; encoded by the coding sequence ATGAGAATTGGATATGGTTTTGATTTACATGCATTTGGAAGTTCAAAACCATTAATTATTGGAGGTGTAAATATTCCTAATCATCAAGGATTGATTGCTTATTCTAATGGTGATGTATTAATACATTCTTTAATAGATGCATTATTAGGAGCTGTTGCGTTAGGAGATATTGGAACTTTTTTCCCAAGTACAGAAGAAAAATATAAAAACATTGATAGTCGGATTTTGTTAAAAAAAATTTGGAAAAAAATTTTATTAAAAAATTATTATATATCTAACATAGATAGTACTATTATTGCTGAATCTCCTAAGATGTTATCTTATATTTTTTTAATGAGGTCAAATTTAGCAATTGATTTAAATACTAAAATAAACAATATTAGCATTAAATCAACAAGTTCAAAGCAAATAGGATGTATTGGAAGAAAAGAAGGAATTGCATGTCAATCTATTGTAATGTTATTTAAATATGAAAAAAAAAATATTTAA
- the ispD gene encoding 2-C-methyl-D-erythritol 4-phosphate cytidylyltransferase: protein MISRNSLKSKIIAIVPAAGIGKRMLLDIPKQYIKIKNRTILEYTLMTLLSHPSIVRIIVSLHKQDNYFHKLSIASNIRVTSVIGGNKRINSVLSGLIVPTNANWVIVHDAVRPCLSYKDLEKLIAIIGKSKIGGILARPTCDTMKYIIDKTNKISHTISRKKLWHALTPQLFPINLLRFCLEKIIQDDVNITDESSALEYCGYHPLIVLSSYKNIKITFPEDLIFAEIYLKELFNI, encoded by the coding sequence ATGATATCTCGGAATAGTTTAAAATCTAAAATTATCGCTATTGTTCCAGCTGCAGGAATAGGTAAAAGAATGTTATTAGACATTCCAAAACAATATATCAAAATTAAAAATCGTACTATTCTTGAATATACTTTAATGACATTATTATCACACCCCAGTATAGTCCGTATTATTGTAAGTTTACATAAACAAGATAACTATTTCCATAAATTATCTATAGCATCAAATATACGAGTTACATCTGTCATTGGTGGCAATAAAAGAATTAATTCGGTTTTATCAGGATTAATTGTACCAACAAATGCAAATTGGGTAATAGTTCATGATGCTGTTCGACCGTGTTTAAGCTATAAAGATTTAGAAAAATTAATTGCTATTATTGGAAAAAGTAAAATAGGTGGTATTTTAGCTCGACCAACATGTGATACGATGAAATATATTATCGATAAAACTAACAAAATATCACATACTATTTCTCGTAAAAAATTATGGCATGCTTTAACTCCTCAATTATTTCCAATAAATTTACTACGATTTTGTTTAGAAAAAATTATTCAAGATGATGTTAATATAACAGATGAATCTTCAGCTTTAGAATATTGTGGATATCATCCGTTAATCGTTTTAAGTAGTTATAAAAATATTAAAATTACTTTTCCTGAAGATCTTATTTTCGCTGAAATATATCTTAAAGAACTATTTAATATTTAA
- a CDS encoding septum formation initiator family protein, translating into MRILKIFLFLLFFWLQYSLWIGKNGILDYMKIYKKIIIYKKINQALEIKNNKLLLEIQELNDKIKD; encoded by the coding sequence ATGAGAATATTGAAAATATTTTTATTTTTATTATTTTTTTGGTTACAATATTCTCTTTGGATCGGAAAAAATGGTATTTTAGATTATATGAAAATTTATAAAAAAATTATAATTTATAAAAAAATAAATCAAGCTCTTGAAATAAAAAATAATAAATTATTACTAGAAATTCAAGAGTTAAATGATAAAATTAAAGATTAA
- the cysC gene encoding adenylyl-sulfate kinase → MNNHFRKNIIFQKYEITRIKRENKNHYKSKVIWFTGLSGSGKSTISNMLEKILFENNINTYVLDGDNIRSGLCSDLTFCSIDRNENIRRISEVAKLMLDAGIMVLVSAISPYKKQRLMASNILGKDNFLEVFVDTPLNICEERDSKGLYKKSRCNEILNFTGIDSVYEAPDKPDIYLDGTISIKENIKKLIKKLHENNIIFFSMYS, encoded by the coding sequence ATGAACAATCACTTTAGAAAAAATATTATTTTTCAAAAATATGAAATAACTCGTATAAAACGAGAAAATAAAAATCATTATAAATCTAAAGTTATATGGTTTACAGGACTTTCTGGATCAGGAAAATCTACTATTTCTAATATGTTAGAAAAAATATTATTTGAAAATAACATTAATACTTATGTATTAGACGGAGATAATATTAGATCTGGATTATGTTCAGATTTAACTTTTTGTTCTATCGATCGTAATGAAAATATTCGACGTATTTCAGAGGTTGCTAAATTAATGTTAGATGCAGGTATTATGGTTTTAGTTTCGGCTATTTCTCCATATAAGAAACAAAGATTAATGGCTTCTAATATTCTAGGAAAAGATAATTTTTTAGAAGTTTTTGTTGATACTCCTTTAAATATATGTGAAGAACGTGATTCTAAAGGATTATATAAAAAATCTCGTTGTAATGAAATATTAAATTTTACTGGTATAGATTCTGTATATGAAGCTCCAGACAAACCTGATATTTATTTAGATGGTACGATTTCTATAAAAGAAAATATTAAAAAGTTAATAAAAAAATTACATGAAAATAACATTATATTTTTTTCTATGTATTCATAA